The following are from one region of the Leucobacter sp. Psy1 genome:
- a CDS encoding folylpolyglutamate synthase/dihydrofolate synthase family protein yields MSPLEIDDRPHADPARRVYEELLQRVGEANPRPRIEPVRRLAELAGSPQLSYPVIQIAGTNGKTSTSRAVESLLRAHGLRTGLFTSPHLVDFTERFQIDGEPVSGSALAEAWGELRLPLEVVDRELSAAGLGPITFFEALAVLAYAVFSDAPVEVAVIEVGMGGEWDATNIADATVAVFTPVGLDHTDVLGPDIETIARTKSGIVKAGSAVVSAEQDQAALPAILDAAEAVGARARVAGRDFALLEDRLAVGGRQIQVRGTTGHEYDPAFVPLFGHHQAENLALAMAAVEIFLGGERPIPEEVLDEGLGQLTSPGRFQLIGSDPVVYVDAAHNPHGAAAFVRTVEESFQFDEIALVVGVLGEKDAGGVLAALAPVAHEVFVTAVDSPRTLDAAALKRLAEEAIPGTPIHVATGLPDALDRARAWAGGAEGRAVFVVGSVLLAGEAIAHAGAEGWNV; encoded by the coding sequence ATGAGCCCGCTCGAGATCGACGACCGCCCGCACGCCGACCCCGCACGCCGCGTCTACGAGGAGCTGCTGCAGCGCGTGGGAGAGGCGAACCCGAGACCCCGGATCGAACCGGTCCGCCGCCTCGCCGAACTCGCCGGTTCTCCGCAGCTGTCGTACCCGGTGATCCAGATCGCGGGCACGAACGGCAAGACCTCGACGAGTCGCGCGGTCGAGTCACTCCTCCGTGCGCACGGACTGCGCACCGGCCTCTTCACGAGCCCGCACCTCGTCGACTTCACCGAGCGGTTCCAGATCGACGGCGAACCGGTGAGCGGCAGCGCCCTCGCCGAAGCCTGGGGTGAACTCCGGTTGCCGCTCGAGGTCGTCGACCGTGAGCTCTCCGCGGCCGGCCTGGGACCGATCACCTTCTTCGAAGCGCTCGCGGTGCTCGCATACGCGGTCTTCTCCGACGCACCGGTCGAGGTTGCCGTGATCGAGGTCGGCATGGGCGGCGAGTGGGACGCGACGAACATCGCCGATGCGACGGTAGCGGTCTTCACTCCCGTGGGGCTCGACCACACCGATGTCCTGGGGCCAGACATCGAGACGATCGCCAGAACCAAATCGGGCATCGTGAAAGCCGGCAGCGCCGTCGTGTCCGCCGAACAGGACCAGGCGGCGCTCCCCGCGATCCTGGATGCGGCCGAGGCAGTCGGCGCCCGCGCCCGCGTGGCCGGGCGTGACTTCGCTCTGCTGGAGGACCGGCTCGCCGTGGGCGGTCGGCAGATCCAGGTCAGAGGCACCACAGGACACGAATACGACCCGGCATTCGTGCCGCTCTTCGGCCACCACCAGGCCGAGAACCTCGCTCTCGCCATGGCGGCCGTCGAGATCTTCCTCGGCGGAGAGCGGCCGATCCCCGAGGAAGTGCTCGACGAGGGTCTCGGCCAGCTGACCTCGCCCGGTCGGTTCCAACTCATCGGCAGCGACCCGGTCGTCTACGTCGATGCGGCGCACAACCCGCACGGGGCGGCTGCATTCGTGCGCACCGTCGAGGAGTCGTTCCAGTTTGACGAGATCGCCCTCGTCGTCGGCGTGCTCGGGGAGAAGGACGCGGGCGGCGTGCTCGCCGCGCTCGCACCCGTCGCGCACGAAGTCTTCGTGACCGCCGTCGACTCGCCGCGCACGCTGGATGCCGCCGCGCTCAAGCGTCTCGCAGAGGAGGCGATCCCCGGTACGCCGATCCACGTCGCCACCGGACTGCCTGACGCACTCGATCGGGCTCGGGCCTGGGCAGGGGGAGCCGAGGGGCGCGCCGTGTTCGTCGTCGGCTCGGTGCTCCTGGCCGGCGAGGCCATCGCCCATGCCGGCGCCGAAGGGTGGAACGTCTGA
- a CDS encoding DUF4233 domain-containing protein — MSAEEPDLELSPSERMAHNSAMRISGAARGRHRTQHALASIVLGFELIIVVLIGLAMFGLSVLEPRELGLYIGGGLAILIIVGLALMRRPRAGIIVGWIVHALMLLTAFILPMALIVGVLFTALWVYCMVRGARIDRDRAAWMAQFEASAADGD, encoded by the coding sequence ATGTCCGCCGAGGAGCCCGATCTCGAGCTGTCGCCCTCCGAGCGCATGGCACACAATTCGGCGATGCGGATCTCGGGTGCGGCGCGCGGTCGTCACCGCACCCAGCACGCTCTCGCCTCGATCGTGCTCGGGTTCGAGCTCATCATCGTCGTCCTCATCGGGCTCGCGATGTTCGGTCTCAGCGTGCTCGAGCCTCGCGAACTCGGCCTGTACATCGGGGGCGGGCTCGCGATCCTCATCATCGTTGGTCTGGCGCTCATGCGCCGGCCGCGCGCCGGTATCATCGTCGGGTGGATCGTGCACGCGCTGATGCTGCTGACCGCGTTCATCCTGCCGATGGCGCTCATCGTCGGCGTGCTCTTCACGGCGCTCTGGGTGTACTGCATGGTCAGAGGCGCCCGGATCGATCGCGACCGTGCCGCGTGGATGGCGCAGTTCGAAGCGAGCGCAGCCGACGGCGACTAG
- the ndk gene encoding nucleoside-diphosphate kinase, with translation MSADATTEETLILVKPDGVERGLTGEILRRIEAKGYRLVDVRLVHADRELLAAHYAEHEGKPFYEPLVEFMMSGPTVAVRAAGHRVIEGFRSLAGTTDPTTAAPGTIRGDLGRDWGLKVQQNLVHGSDSPESAARELGLWFA, from the coding sequence TTGTCCGCTGACGCGACGACCGAAGAGACCCTCATCCTCGTGAAGCCCGACGGGGTCGAGCGCGGCCTCACCGGCGAGATCCTTCGCCGCATCGAGGCGAAGGGGTACCGGCTCGTCGACGTGCGACTGGTGCACGCCGACCGGGAGCTCCTCGCGGCGCACTACGCCGAGCACGAGGGCAAGCCCTTCTACGAACCGCTCGTCGAGTTCATGATGTCGGGGCCGACGGTCGCGGTGCGCGCCGCCGGTCACCGGGTGATCGAGGGGTTCCGCTCGCTCGCCGGCACCACGGATCCGACGACCGCTGCACCCGGGACCATTCGCGGAGATCTCGGCCGCGACTGGGGTCTCAAGGTCCAGCAGAACCTCGTGCACGGTTCGGACTCGCCTGAGTCGGCGGCCCGCGAGCTGGGTCTCTGGTTCGCCTGA
- a CDS encoding winged helix-turn-helix domain-containing protein: MPAQTRASLSAAEARRVALAAQGFTNAPRLRQRRPFDPALERLHVLQIDSVNVFARSHHLPVFSRHGEYAPSALDAHLWESGRFTEYWAHEAAFIPVEDRPLFGWRMDEYRERHRRTGRAHELGADLERVRAQLRAEGPQFVGELEDGPSGTRGPWWDWSHTKRAVEMLFATGEVAVAGRRSFQRRYALAEHVLPQRALVALPREEAQRRLVERAAQSLGIGTLADLADYHRLKSTDARVAVRALEAEGILIPVSVRGWRNGRGDPEPAWMHREARTPGRLAPDALLTPFDPVVWFRPRAERMFDFHYRIEIYTPKEQRVYGYYCLPLMVAGRLAGRIDLKADRQNRELLVQAAWQEPGAPARTPETAAALLMSAAHWQGLERVRWTGAGNLPLPGVIVA, encoded by the coding sequence ATGCCTGCACAGACTCGCGCATCGCTGAGTGCCGCCGAAGCTCGTCGCGTCGCCTTGGCGGCGCAGGGGTTCACGAATGCACCTCGACTGCGACAGCGTCGTCCATTCGATCCGGCGCTCGAGCGCCTGCACGTTCTGCAGATCGATTCCGTCAACGTCTTTGCGCGCAGCCACCATTTGCCGGTCTTCTCCCGGCACGGCGAGTACGCACCCTCAGCGCTGGACGCCCACCTGTGGGAGAGCGGACGATTCACCGAGTACTGGGCGCACGAGGCCGCCTTCATTCCCGTCGAGGATCGACCGCTCTTCGGCTGGCGCATGGATGAGTACCGCGAACGGCATCGGCGAACCGGACGGGCCCACGAACTGGGTGCCGACCTCGAGCGCGTGCGCGCTCAGCTCCGGGCGGAGGGCCCCCAGTTCGTGGGCGAGCTCGAAGACGGCCCTTCGGGCACCCGTGGCCCCTGGTGGGACTGGAGCCATACGAAACGCGCGGTGGAGATGCTGTTCGCGACCGGTGAGGTCGCCGTCGCGGGCAGACGCTCCTTCCAGCGCCGATACGCGCTCGCAGAACACGTGCTGCCCCAGCGCGCGCTGGTGGCCCTCCCGCGGGAGGAGGCGCAGCGACGACTCGTGGAACGTGCAGCACAGTCGCTCGGTATCGGCACGCTCGCCGATCTGGCGGACTATCACCGCCTCAAGAGCACCGACGCAAGAGTCGCGGTGCGCGCGTTGGAAGCGGAGGGAATCCTGATCCCCGTGTCCGTGCGGGGATGGCGCAACGGTCGCGGCGACCCGGAACCCGCATGGATGCATCGCGAGGCCAGGACACCAGGCCGCCTCGCTCCCGATGCCCTGCTCACGCCCTTCGATCCGGTCGTCTGGTTCCGACCGCGCGCCGAGCGGATGTTCGATTTCCACTACCGCATCGAAATCTACACGCCGAAGGAGCAGCGGGTGTACGGCTACTATTGCTTGCCGCTCATGGTCGCCGGGCGGCTGGCGGGACGCATCGATCTGAAGGCCGACCGGCAGAACCGAGAGCTCCTGGTGCAGGCTGCGTGGCAGGAGCCCGGCGCGCCGGCCCGCACCCCCGAAACCGCGGCAGCCCTGCTGATGAGTGCTGCCCATTGGCAGGGTCTCGAACGGGTGCGCTGGACGGGAGCGGGGAACCTCCCGCTCCCCGGCGTCATCGTCGCGTGA
- a CDS encoding YciI family protein produces the protein MKYALMLMGHVNDPACGEEGGASPEEFFAFDQEITAAGVVVSSFALEDPDQTVIVRSDDQGDRMVTSGPFAEVQEFVGGGYIIDVPNVDEAIAWARKSPASAPGGHVEIRPLAPY, from the coding sequence ATGAAGTACGCGCTCATGCTCATGGGCCACGTCAACGATCCGGCGTGCGGCGAGGAGGGCGGGGCGAGTCCCGAAGAGTTCTTCGCCTTCGACCAGGAGATCACTGCCGCCGGGGTCGTGGTGTCGTCATTCGCACTTGAGGATCCGGATCAGACGGTGATTGTCAGGAGCGACGATCAGGGGGACCGCATGGTCACGTCTGGTCCGTTCGCCGAGGTGCAGGAGTTCGTCGGCGGGGGATACATCATCGATGTCCCGAACGTCGATGAAGCCATCGCCTGGGCGCGCAAGAGCCCCGCTTCGGCGCCGGGCGGGCACGTCGAAATTCGCCCCCTCGCCCCGTACTGA
- a CDS encoding RNA polymerase sigma factor → MDLLSGPSASAHQAARRAVRGIDRDGRVRILAAVAHRVGDLDLAEDATQEALLQALRTWPETGVPRSPLAWLTTTAKRKALDVVRREQVLARKLVRHGRASERDPAPAGLDDPAEQHPPDGLDDDRLGLFFACAHPVLKLEDRLALTLRFVAGLDSVAVAHALLFPLPTLQQRLVRAKRRIRTLGVPFTAPAREHLAERLTDVQRVIYLLYSEGFARSTGDVHTRDDLTTEAIRLTRVLHELVPATAEVMGMLGLLLLTEARRPSRIDPSGAPIPLAAQDRTRWDQRLISEGISLTEAAASSPQAAGYTIQAAIAAVHAEATHFDATDWAQIAVLYRLLEAHEPGPVVRLGRAVALGKAHGPKAGIRHLDALAGDPVLDRLRAFHIARAVTLEALKDGPGAAEAYRLALSVPGNTAEDNYLTAALAGVEAPAGDPDVRPPE, encoded by the coding sequence GTGGATCTTCTGAGCGGCCCGTCGGCGTCGGCGCATCAGGCCGCCCGGCGGGCCGTCAGGGGGATCGACCGCGACGGCCGCGTCCGCATCCTCGCCGCCGTCGCACACCGTGTCGGCGACCTCGACCTGGCGGAAGACGCAACGCAGGAGGCGCTCCTCCAAGCGTTGAGAACGTGGCCGGAGACCGGAGTGCCCAGGTCGCCGTTGGCGTGGCTCACGACGACGGCGAAGCGGAAAGCGCTCGACGTGGTGCGACGAGAGCAGGTCCTGGCGCGCAAGCTCGTGCGGCACGGGCGCGCATCCGAACGCGACCCGGCTCCCGCCGGGCTGGATGACCCCGCTGAGCAGCATCCGCCCGACGGGCTCGACGACGACCGTCTCGGTCTCTTCTTCGCCTGCGCGCACCCGGTACTGAAGCTCGAAGACCGATTGGCGCTCACCCTCCGTTTCGTCGCGGGACTCGACTCTGTCGCCGTCGCCCACGCGCTGCTCTTTCCGCTGCCCACCCTGCAGCAGCGTCTGGTCCGCGCCAAGCGCCGCATTCGCACGCTCGGCGTGCCCTTCACAGCCCCTGCACGGGAGCACCTCGCCGAGCGGCTCACCGATGTGCAGCGCGTCATCTATCTGCTCTACTCCGAGGGTTTCGCGCGTTCGACGGGAGACGTGCACACCCGAGACGACCTCACCACAGAAGCGATCCGGCTGACACGGGTGCTCCACGAGCTCGTGCCGGCAACTGCAGAAGTCATGGGAATGCTCGGCCTCCTCCTGCTCACCGAGGCGCGCCGACCGTCACGGATCGACCCGTCGGGGGCGCCGATCCCTCTCGCCGCCCAGGATCGAACCAGATGGGACCAGCGGCTCATCTCCGAGGGCATATCGCTCACCGAGGCAGCCGCGTCATCGCCGCAGGCTGCCGGATACACGATCCAGGCTGCCATCGCCGCGGTGCACGCCGAGGCCACGCACTTCGACGCGACCGACTGGGCGCAGATCGCGGTGCTCTATCGGCTCCTGGAGGCGCACGAACCAGGCCCGGTCGTCCGGTTGGGCCGCGCTGTGGCCCTCGGCAAGGCGCACGGACCGAAAGCAGGGATCCGCCACCTCGACGCACTTGCCGGGGATCCCGTGCTCGACCGGCTCCGTGCCTTCCACATCGCCCGCGCGGTGACCCTCGAGGCGCTCAAGGACGGTCCCGGCGCTGCCGAGGCCTATCGCCTGGCGCTCTCGGTGCCGGGTAACACCGCCGAGGACAACTATCTCACTGCCGCCCTTGCGGGCGTGGAGGCGCCTGCCGGGGATCCGGATGTCAGACCCCCGGAGTAG
- the uvrB gene encoding excinuclease ABC subunit UvrB, whose amino-acid sequence MEPTRSVRPFEVVSEYEPSGDQPAAIEELAKRINAGETDIVLLGATGTGKSATTAWLIEAIQRPTLILAHNKTLAAQLASEFRQLMPNNAVEYFVSYYDYYQPEAYVPQTDTFIEKDSSVNAEVERLRHSTTNSLLSRRDVVVVSTVSCIYGLGKPEEYYEAMVPLIVGDRIDRDVLLRRFVDMQYQRNDIEFVRGNFRVRGDTVEIIPMYEELAIRIEFFGDEIESLYYLHPLTGEAIKQVDTVSVFPGSHYVASRQVMNRAMGSIGEELDQRLAELKQQNKLVEEQRLRMRTTFDLEMMEQIGFCSGIENYSRHIDGRAPGEAPHCLLDYFPDDFVVVIDESHATVPQIGAMFEGDASRKRTLVDHGFRLPSALDNRPLKFGEFKDRVGQTVYLSATPGSYELERADGVVEQIIRPTGLIDPEIVVKPSKGQIDDLLEEVRARAERDERVLVTTLTKKMAEQLTTFMEEAGVRVRYLHSDVDTLKRVELLTELRAGVYDVLIGINLLREGLDLPEVSLVSILDADKEGFLRSSTSLIQTIGRAARNVSGQVHMYADTVTRSMQAAIDETNRRREIQIAYNTEHGIDPTPLRKKIGDITEMLAREAADTDEVLGSRTKSGQKGSTQRAKGKASQRSGAIAEEGAAQLEELVADLTQQMLAASEELKFELAARLRDEVADLKRELRSMDAAGHR is encoded by the coding sequence ATGGAACCGACCCGCAGCGTCCGCCCCTTCGAAGTGGTGTCAGAGTACGAGCCCAGCGGCGATCAGCCCGCCGCCATCGAGGAGCTCGCGAAGCGCATCAACGCCGGTGAAACCGACATCGTCCTCCTCGGTGCCACCGGTACGGGCAAGTCCGCCACCACCGCATGGCTCATCGAGGCCATCCAGCGCCCCACCCTCATCCTCGCGCACAACAAGACCCTGGCGGCCCAGCTCGCGAGCGAGTTCCGGCAGCTCATGCCGAACAACGCCGTTGAGTACTTCGTCAGCTACTACGACTACTACCAGCCGGAAGCCTACGTGCCGCAGACGGACACCTTCATCGAGAAAGACTCCTCGGTCAACGCCGAAGTCGAGCGACTGCGCCACTCGACGACGAACTCGCTGCTGAGCCGGCGCGATGTCGTCGTGGTCTCAACCGTCTCCTGCATCTACGGCCTCGGCAAACCCGAGGAGTACTACGAGGCGATGGTGCCGCTCATCGTCGGCGACCGGATCGACCGAGACGTGCTCCTCAGGCGGTTCGTCGACATGCAGTACCAGCGGAACGATATCGAATTCGTTCGCGGCAACTTCCGCGTGCGCGGGGACACCGTCGAGATCATCCCGATGTACGAGGAACTCGCGATCCGCATCGAATTCTTCGGCGACGAGATCGAGTCCCTCTACTACCTCCACCCCCTGACCGGTGAGGCGATCAAGCAGGTCGACACGGTTTCGGTGTTCCCCGGATCGCACTACGTGGCCAGTCGGCAGGTGATGAATCGTGCCATGGGCAGCATCGGCGAAGAGCTCGATCAGCGACTCGCCGAGCTGAAACAGCAGAACAAGCTCGTCGAAGAGCAGCGCCTGCGCATGCGCACCACATTCGACCTCGAAATGATGGAGCAGATCGGCTTCTGCTCCGGCATCGAGAACTACTCCCGCCACATCGACGGCCGGGCGCCGGGGGAGGCCCCGCACTGCCTGCTCGACTACTTCCCCGACGACTTCGTCGTCGTCATCGACGAGTCCCACGCCACTGTTCCGCAGATCGGGGCGATGTTCGAGGGCGATGCTTCGCGCAAGCGCACCCTCGTCGACCACGGATTCCGCCTTCCCAGCGCGCTCGACAACCGCCCCCTCAAATTCGGCGAGTTCAAGGACCGCGTCGGGCAGACCGTCTACCTTTCGGCGACACCGGGTTCGTACGAACTCGAGCGCGCAGACGGAGTCGTCGAGCAGATCATCCGCCCGACGGGTCTCATCGACCCCGAAATCGTCGTCAAGCCCAGCAAGGGGCAGATCGACGACCTCCTCGAAGAGGTCAGAGCGCGTGCCGAGCGCGACGAACGCGTCCTCGTCACCACGCTCACGAAGAAGATGGCCGAGCAGCTCACCACCTTCATGGAGGAAGCCGGGGTCCGCGTACGCTACCTGCACTCCGACGTCGACACCCTCAAGCGCGTTGAACTTCTCACCGAACTTCGCGCAGGCGTCTACGACGTCCTCATCGGCATCAACCTGCTGCGCGAGGGCCTCGACCTGCCCGAGGTCTCACTCGTCTCGATCCTCGACGCCGACAAGGAAGGCTTCCTGCGCTCCTCCACGTCGCTCATCCAGACGATCGGACGAGCCGCCCGCAACGTCTCCGGCCAGGTCCACATGTACGCCGACACCGTCACCCGATCCATGCAGGCGGCGATCGACGAGACCAACCGTCGACGCGAGATCCAGATCGCGTACAACACGGAGCACGGCATCGACCCCACACCGCTGCGCAAAAAGATCGGTGACATCACCGAAATGCTCGCGCGCGAGGCCGCCGACACGGACGAAGTACTCGGATCGCGTACCAAGTCCGGTCAGAAGGGTTCCACGCAGCGCGCCAAGGGCAAGGCCTCACAACGCAGCGGAGCCATTGCAGAAGAAGGGGCCGCCCAGCTCGAAGAACTCGTCGCGGACCTCACTCAGCAGATGCTCGCCGCCTCCGAGGAGCTCAAATTCGAGCTCGCCGCACGCCTGCGCGACGAGGTCGCCGACCTCAAGCGCGAACTGCGCAGCATGGACGCCGCCGGCCATCGGTAG
- a CDS encoding molybdopterin guanine dinucleotide-containing S/N-oxide reductase yields MNASPSSVPHSSHWGRFQALVDQGTLVGIEPHSPDPDPSPLVHGIPDAFHSRVRVRRPAVRESWLRAQRTGEDPRTELRGHDAFVEVSWDEALDLVSGELERVRRLHGNASIFGGSYGWSSAGRFHHARTQLHRFLNTIGGHTDQIGNYSFGAAAAILPHIVGSAALASGRTTSWDVLERETDLWVLFGGLPLKNTQLESGGITQHTARQWVSRIAENGTRFVSVSPLRDDAPPEARAEWLAPRPGTDTAMMLALTHTLLDEGLHDAAFLDRYCVGWKRFASYLLGEGDGTPKSATWAEEIVGLDADVIRDLARRMVSQRTMISVSWSLQRGDHGEQTYWAAIALAAALGQIGVPGGGFGFAYGSTGTTGQPRYPFPAPVLPAGVNATRTAIPAARMADMLLNPGGSYDFNGQRREYPDIRLVYWAGGNPFHHHQDLNRLISGWRRPETVVVHEPWWTATARHADIVLPATTTLERNDIGAAAQDSAIVAMRRAVEPQHEARNDFEIFAALAERLGVRRAFTEDLDEMGWISRLYETTRGDAAAQGVDLPSFEDFWARGAVEIERNSFVLFQEFREDPEAHPLHTPSGRIELFSDVVSGFGYDDCPGHPTWLEPAEWLGSPATARYPLHLISNQPAHRLHSQLDMAAPAQSAKVAGREPCRLNPQDAAERGITDGDTVLLRNDRGICLAGAVVSDAVRPGVIQLSTGAWYEAAAGGAGALGRGANPLEVHGNPNVLTRDQGTSKLGQGSSAQTALVEVERFTGTAAPVTVTAEVPRGVSGSAPQTPRSS; encoded by the coding sequence ATGAACGCCTCCCCGAGCAGCGTCCCGCACAGCTCGCACTGGGGGCGCTTTCAGGCCCTGGTGGATCAGGGGACGCTCGTCGGGATCGAGCCGCACTCCCCCGATCCCGATCCGTCACCGCTGGTGCACGGGATCCCCGATGCTTTCCACTCGCGGGTGCGGGTGCGGCGCCCAGCCGTCCGCGAGAGCTGGCTGCGCGCTCAGCGCACGGGTGAGGATCCGCGCACCGAACTTCGGGGGCACGACGCATTCGTCGAGGTCTCGTGGGACGAGGCTCTCGACCTCGTGTCGGGAGAACTGGAACGCGTCCGCCGGCTGCACGGGAACGCGTCGATCTTCGGTGGTTCCTACGGGTGGTCGAGTGCCGGCCGATTCCATCACGCGCGGACGCAGCTGCATCGGTTCCTGAACACGATCGGCGGGCACACCGATCAGATCGGCAACTACAGCTTCGGCGCCGCGGCCGCGATCCTGCCCCACATCGTCGGCTCCGCCGCTCTGGCGTCAGGAAGGACCACGAGCTGGGATGTGCTCGAGCGCGAGACCGACCTGTGGGTGCTGTTCGGCGGACTGCCGCTGAAGAACACGCAGCTCGAGTCAGGCGGTATCACGCAGCACACGGCACGCCAGTGGGTGTCGCGGATCGCTGAGAACGGTACCCGCTTCGTATCGGTGTCGCCGTTGCGCGACGACGCTCCGCCCGAGGCTCGCGCCGAGTGGCTCGCGCCCAGGCCAGGAACCGACACCGCGATGATGCTGGCGCTCACCCACACGCTGCTCGACGAGGGGCTGCACGATGCCGCGTTCCTCGACAGGTACTGCGTCGGGTGGAAACGATTCGCGTCGTACTTGCTCGGCGAGGGCGACGGAACTCCGAAGAGCGCGACGTGGGCCGAAGAGATCGTGGGTCTCGACGCTGACGTGATCCGTGATCTCGCGCGGCGTATGGTCTCCCAGCGCACCATGATCTCGGTGAGCTGGTCGCTGCAGCGCGGCGACCACGGCGAGCAGACCTACTGGGCGGCGATCGCGCTGGCCGCGGCGCTCGGTCAGATCGGGGTTCCGGGAGGCGGCTTCGGGTTCGCCTACGGATCGACCGGAACGACCGGGCAGCCGCGATACCCCTTCCCCGCTCCCGTGCTACCGGCGGGCGTGAATGCTACGCGCACCGCGATTCCGGCTGCGCGCATGGCGGACATGCTCCTCAATCCTGGCGGGTCGTACGACTTCAACGGCCAGCGGAGGGAGTACCCCGACATCAGGCTCGTGTACTGGGCCGGCGGCAACCCCTTCCACCATCACCAGGACCTGAACCGGTTGATCAGCGGATGGCGGAGACCCGAGACCGTCGTCGTCCACGAGCCCTGGTGGACGGCGACCGCGCGGCACGCCGACATCGTCCTCCCGGCGACCACGACCCTGGAACGCAACGACATCGGTGCGGCCGCACAGGACTCCGCGATCGTCGCGATGCGCAGGGCGGTCGAACCGCAGCACGAGGCCCGCAACGACTTCGAGATCTTCGCCGCCCTCGCCGAACGGCTCGGCGTTCGCCGCGCATTCACCGAAGACCTGGACGAGATGGGCTGGATCAGTCGTCTCTACGAGACCACCCGTGGCGACGCGGCGGCGCAGGGCGTCGACCTGCCGTCGTTCGAGGACTTCTGGGCGCGCGGCGCGGTAGAGATCGAACGGAACAGTTTCGTGCTGTTCCAGGAGTTCCGTGAGGATCCCGAAGCCCATCCTCTCCACACGCCGTCCGGGCGCATCGAACTCTTCTCAGACGTCGTCTCCGGATTCGGCTACGACGACTGCCCCGGACACCCGACCTGGCTGGAGCCCGCTGAGTGGCTCGGCTCTCCAGCAACAGCGAGGTACCCGTTGCATCTCATCTCCAACCAGCCAGCCCACCGATTGCACAGCCAGCTCGACATGGCAGCTCCCGCTCAGTCGGCGAAGGTAGCCGGTCGGGAGCCGTGCCGACTCAACCCCCAGGACGCCGCCGAGCGCGGAATCACGGACGGCGACACCGTTCTGCTCCGCAACGATCGTGGAATCTGCCTCGCCGGGGCCGTGGTGAGCGATGCCGTACGCCCCGGAGTGATCCAACTGTCGACGGGTGCCTGGTACGAAGCCGCTGCGGGCGGTGCCGGGGCGCTCGGCCGTGGCGCGAACCCGCTCGAGGTCCACGGCAACCCGAACGTGCTCACCCGCGATCAGGGCACATCGAAACTCGGACAGGGATCGTCTGCTCAAACCGCCCTCGTCGAGGTGGAGCGCTTCACGGGCACCGCCGCGCCGGTCACGGTGACCGCCGAGGTGCCACGAGGTGTCTCAGGGTCGGCTCCACAGACCCCTCGCTCTTCATGA